Proteins encoded within one genomic window of Humulus lupulus chromosome 1, drHumLupu1.1, whole genome shotgun sequence:
- the LOC133785526 gene encoding putative pentatricopeptide repeat-containing protein At1g12700, mitochondrial produces the protein MVFRNLSCYPSAATEVSSSSLSSSKVAQKDTKLSSLFMFRKIPKSRKPESTEKNTTKPRKPTSSNQINSSGSSVPKAPVPTLLQKLLKTKCNSGNGSLSELRFCFDEMIRMKPTPPVSSFDSLIVVLAKNKHYSDVFKVYNWINSNGLLPSFIMINVLLNCFCNLNRVSDGFVALGSMIRRGYSPNIVTYTSLVKGLCSENKIFEAIRLFKKIFKLGCEPNAVTFGTLINGLCRTGNTSIALKLHEEMASGKDHGDGFKCKPNLVWYGAIIDGLCKEGLVEKAQELFLEMKADGVRPDVVVYSSLMHGLCYADKWEEAKGLFNEMTDQEVRPNVVTFNVWIDVLSKTGKMKEAYDVLEMMTQTGEHPDEITYNILLDGLCQTGRLSEAKKLFLSLTNKGFKPDSFSYNMLIRGLCKKSKINEALSLFREMMPKGVKPTEVTYNTLIGGLFHTGNIDDARRLFTEMQTHHLVPNASTYAVFLGGLCKNKHVSEALEVFHSLKNCEFELNIQIFNTLIDGLCKSEKFEIAWELYQGFVERGLVPNVVTYSILIHALCKNGDLEKAKGMFLEMDQKGCAPNFVTYNTLMHAFIKNNELPKVVELLHKMAEKNVPPDASTFAIVIDVLSKDEKYRQCLSLLPTFPVQKQLRVEMISLKSVA, from the coding sequence ATGGTGTTCAGAAATCTGTCCTGTTACCCCTCTGCTGCGACGGAGGTGTCATCTTCGTCTTTGTCTTCATCAAAAGTTGCTCAAAAAGATACAAAACTCTCGTCCCTCTTTATGTTCCGAAAAATACCCAAGTCTCGGAAACCCGAAAGCACtgaaaaaaatacaacaaaaccTAGAAAACCCACTTCTTCAAATCAAATAAACTCTTCGGGAAGCTCAGTTCCTAAGGCTCCTGTCCCAACCTTACTTCAAAAGTTACTCAAAACCAAGTGCAACTCAGGTAATGGTTCTCTCTCTGAATTGCGTTTCTGCTTTGATGAGATGATTCGCATGAAGCCCACGCCTCCAGTGTCATCATTCGATTCTTTGATAGTTGTTTTAGCTAAGAATAAGCATTACTCTGATGTTTTTAAGGTTTATAATTGGATAAACTCAAATGGGTTGTTGCCTAGTTTCATAATGATTAATGTTTTGCTTAATTGCTTCTGCAATTTAAATCGTGTGTCTGATGGTTTTGTGGCATTGGGAAGCATGATAAGGAGGGGTTATAGTCCAAATATTGTGACTTATACATCTTTAGTTAAAGGGTTGTGTTCGGAGAATAAGATTTTTGAGGCAATTCGCTTATTTAAGAAGATTTTCAAGTTGGGGTGTGAGCCCAATGCGGTCACCTTTGGTACTCTGATTAACGGATTGTGTAGGACTGGAAATACTTCTATTGCACTCAAGTTACATGAAGAAATGGCTAGTGGGAAAGATCATGGAGATGGTTTTAAGTGCAAACCGAATCTAGTTTGGTATGGAGCTATCATTGATGGGCTCTGTAAGGAAGGGTTGGTAGAAAAGGCGCAAGAACTATTCTTGGAAATGAAAGCTGACGGGGTTCGTCCTGATGTTGTTGTTTATAGCTCTTTGATGCATGGTTTGTGCTACGCAGATAAATGGGAAGAGGCCAAAGGTCTGTTCAATGAGATGACAGATCAAGAGGTGCGGCCTAATGTGGTGACTTTTAATGTGTGGATAGATGTGCTTTCTAAGACGGGAAAGATGAAAGAAGCTTATGATGTGCTAGAAATGATGACCCAGACAGGCGAGCATCCTGATGAAATCACTTACAACATTTTGTTAGATGGCTTATGTCAAACTGGTAGGCTTAGTGAAGCCAAGAAACTATTTCTTTCCCTTACAAATAAAGGGTTTAAACCTGATTCATTTAGCTACAACATGTTGATTCGTGGGCTTTGCAAGAAATCAAAGATTAATGAAGCTTTGAGTCTCTTCAGGGAAATGATGCCAAAGGGAGTTAAGCCCACAGAAGTAACATATAATACCTTAATAGGTGGTCTCTTCCATACCGGTAACATTGATGATGCCCGCAGACTGTTCACTGAGATGCAAACTCATCATCTTGTACCAAATGCAAGTACGTATGCTGTGTTTTTGGGTGGACTGTGCAAGAACAAGCATGTTTCAGAGGCGTTGGAAGTTTTTCATAGCCTTAAAAATTGCGAGTTTGAGCTGAATATTCAAATTTTCAATACTCTTATTGATGGGTTGTGTAAATCAGAAAAGTTTGAGATTGCTTGGGAGCTATATCAGGGTTTTGTCGAAAGAGGCCTTGTGCCTAATGTTGTGACATATTCCATCTTGATACATGCCCTTTGCAAAAATGGagatttagaaaaggcaaaaGGTATGTTTCTTGAAATGGATCAAAAAGGTTGTGCCCCAAATTTTGTTACATATAACACACTAATGCATGCTTTTATAAAAAACAATGAGCTGCCGAAAGTGGTTGAACTTCTTCATAAAATGGCGGAGAAAAATGTGCCGCCAGATGCCTCTACATTCGCCATCGTGATAGACGTACTATCAAAGGATGAAAAGTATCGCCAATGTCTAAGTTTGCTTCCAACATTTCCTGTCCAGAAGCAATTGAGAGTGGAAATGATTAGTCTCAAGTCAGTGGCATGA